The Anastrepha ludens isolate Willacy chromosome X, idAnaLude1.1, whole genome shotgun sequence genome includes a window with the following:
- the LOC128869866 gene encoding uncharacterized protein LOC128869866 has product MQGEDIDRAAFLRLKTKAIFNRLERLIKELASDKLHSMDEYSISATLESLVELKSNFSVAHTSLEELDFDSIASDLPSHFDAALINLRASLQREIGKRSTSQHCSTFRMNSSEAQSIVVNANSSRLPLLTLPKFCGAYTEWTNFYSMFTSIIDKDSDLTNIDKLQHLCSCLSGAALDTVRSLEISNDNYKTALELLQKRFDNKRLIFQAHVREIFGLSKVDSNVGMLRKLTDKVTSHIRALQSLASNEKIADCIIVQMILQKLDKTTQAKWEETSSISELPSWDQLTAFLERRCRMLENVEHAVQAQTGQALRHSKNDSISQRKTFVASKGSTRVCVFCGAPEHAIYSCQLFANLDPNSRLGEVKKLALCLNCLKAGHQMRDCKSGSCRTCQSKHHTLLHFNRSTASLTDSQADASSVATIRSSAMTASISASLNAPVSPSDAVLLATAVILLFKTKASATVSGIGDANFPTEGYSLDLVLKSRTSDFSTSITALVVKTITDNQPGCSVSTNECNVPSNIPLADPGFNLPQRIDLLIGAGLFFDLLCVGQIRLGSGLPLLQKTRLGWVLSGGGQQTPNLSSFVVRQKSSSGLIPSTRLDYLVRRFWEIEHIFEPISKASQEDLDCEAHFQGNYFRLPSGEYSVRLPIKRSMDALGDSYLQARQRFQGLERKFARNPDLKAEYSKFIKEYLDLNHMSLVSNEVVQQCKYFLPHHCVIKDDSSTTKLRVVFDGSATTTSALTADICKMYRCVRVTPPDNMLECILWRESPQEDFRIYKLDTVTYGTRPAAFLAIRAMHQLAADESATYPIGAEAVLRDFYVDDLITGGDSMAEVLNIKLQTTSLLTRGSFKLRKWCSNSPEILRDIPDVDKEKFLKFDDGSDITKALGLVWDPHKDKLLFSFVPQREFGKNSKRSALSTLARCYDPLGLMGPTLTKAKILLQRMWRDKLEWDESLPQSLDTAWSAFCTGFADMQYLSFPRYVFQSEAIREIHAFCDASLEAYGTCVYTRSTKDNNIQVHLLCSKARVSPLKTVTIPKLELCAATLLAQLMGGRKTTARVLQKCIICLKSRPRLVEHIMADLPKERIQASRPFIVTGVDYCGPFYYKPEVRNKSPQKCYVSVFICFATKAVWMELVRGLSTGAFIDALKRFIATRGIPRCIWSDNATNFVGAKNELKELRDLVLSEKHRSKLHNFCLSNGFDWRFIPPRSPHFGGLWEAAVKTAKQHFYRSASSSILGFDELRTLQQQLIIIVKIASNIPL; this is encoded by the exons ATGCAAGGGGAAGATATAGATCGAGCAGCCTTTCTAAGACTGAAAACCAAGGCTATTTTCAACAGATTGGAGCGCTTAATCAAAGAGTTGGCCTCAGACAAGCTGCACAGTATGGACGAGTACAGTATTTCGGCAACGCTAGAATCTCTGGTCGAATTGAAATCCAACTTTTCTGTCGCGCATACAAGCTTAGAGGAATTAGATTTTGACTCCATAGCCAGCGATTTGCCAAGCCACTTCGACGCTGCTCTAATCAACCTTAGGGCTAGCTTGCAACGCGAGATAGGTAAACGTAGTACCTCTCAACATTGCTCCACGTTCAGGATGAACTCCAGTGAAGCCCAATCAATCGTCGTGAACGCCAATAGTTCACGTCTACCATTACTAACGCTGCCTAAATTTTGTGGGGCCTACACTGAGTGGACAAATTTCTATTCGATGTTCACGTCAATTATCGACAAGGACAGCGACCTCACAAACATCGACAAACTACAACATTTGTGTTCCTGTTTGAGCGGCGCTGCCCTCGACACCGTGCGGTCACTGGAAATAAGCAATGATAATTATAAAACTGCTTTAGAACTTTTGCAGAAGCGTTTCGACAACAAACGTCTTATATTTCAGGCACACGTCAGGGAGATATTTGGGCTGAGCAAGGTGGATTCAAACGTTGGCATGCTCCGAAAGCTGACAGACAAGGTCACTTCACACATTCGTGCATTACAGTCGCTCGCATCTAACGAGAAAATTGCAGACTGCATCATCGTACAAATGATTCTCCAGAAACTTGACAAAACGACGCAGGCCAAATGGGAGGAAACCTCTTCGATCAGCGAGCTGCCATCCTGGGATCAATTGACTGCATTCTTGGAAAGGCGCTGCCGAATGCTTGAGAATGTTGAGCATGCTGTTCAAGCACAGACTGGTCAGGCGTTAAGGCATAGCAAAAACGACAGTATTAGTCAAAGGAAAACGTTTGTCGCCTCCAAAGGCTCAACACGTGTTTGTGTATTTTGTGGAGCACCCGAGCATGCAATTTATAGTTGTCAACTTTTCGCAAATTTAGATCCGAACTCGCGCCTGGGGGAAGTTAAGAAGCTTGCACTTTGTCTTAACTGCCTCAAGGCTGGCCATCAAATGCGGGACTGCAAATCCGGATCGTGCCGCACCTGCCAGTCGAAACACCACACGCTCCTGCATTTTAACCGCTCAACTGCTTCGTTAACCGATAGTCAAGCCGATGCTTCATCGGTGGCCACAATTCGATCCAGTGCTATGACTGCATCGATATCTGCTTCGCTTAATGCCCCCGTGTCTCCTTCTGATGCTGTGCTCCTAGCTACTGCCGTCATTCTT CtattcaaaacaaaagcttCTGCTACAGTCTCTGGAATTGGAGATGCCAACTTCCCAACGGAAGGTTACTCACTCGATCTCGTACTTAAGTCGCGGACTTCAGATTTTTCAACAAGCATCACTGCCCTTGTTGTGAAAACCATCACCGACAATCAGCCTGGCTGCTCCGTGAGCACCAACGAGTGTAATGTTCCGTCGAATATACCACTAGCCGATCCTGGGTTCAACTTACCACAGCGTATTGATCTGCTCATCGGAGCAGGACTGTTCTTCGATCTACTTTGTGTGGGTCAGATACGCTTAGGATCTGGTTTACCACTACTTCAGAAAACTCGTCTCGGATGGGTGCTATCTGGAGGTGGGCAACAAACTCCAAACCTGTCATCATTCGTCGTGAGGCAGAAATCCTCCAGTGGTCTCATTCCCAGCACTCGGCTGGACTATTTAGTACGTCGGTTTTGGGAGATCGAGCACATTTTCGAACCGATCTCTAAGGCCTCCCAAGAAGATCTTGACTGCGAAGCCCACTTCCAGGGAAATTATTTTCGATTGCCATCAGGTGAATACTCTGTTCGTCTGCCCATAAAACGCAGCATGGATGCCCTAGGAGACTCCTATTTACAAGCTCGTCAACGCTTTCAAGGTCTGGAACGAAAATTCGCCCGTAACCCTGATCTAAAGGCAGAATACAGTAAGTTTATTAAGGAATATCTGGACCTCAACCACATGTCGCTGGTTTCCAACGAGGTTGTACAACAATGCAAGTACTTCCTGCCACATCATTGCGTTATCAAGGATGACAGTAGTACAACAAAATTGAGGGTGGTTTTTGATGGATCTGCAACCACTACCTCAG CACTTACTGCAGACATCTGTAAGATGTATAGGTGTGTTCGCGTCACTCCACCGGACAACATGCTCGAATGTATTTTGTGGCGAGAATCTCCACAAGAAGACTTTCGCATCTATAAGCTCGACACGGTGACGTATGGAACTAGGCCTGCAGCGTTTCTAGCCATCCGAGCCATGCACCAACTCGCAGCAGACGAATCCGCGACTTATCCCATTGGAGCAGAAGCGGTACTTCGGGACTTCTATGTAGATGACCTGATAACTGGGGGCGATTCAATGGCAGAAGTACTCAACATTAAACTGCAAACAACTAGCCTTCTTACCCGAGGAAGCTTCAAGTTACGCAAATGGTGCTCTAATAGTCCTGAGATCCTTCGTGATATTCCTGACGTAGACAAGGAAAAGTTTCTTAAGTTTGACGATGGCAGTGACATCACCAAAGCACTGGGGCTTGTCTGGGATCCGCACAAGGACAAATTGCTATTTTCATTTGTACCACAAAGAGAATTCGGAAAAAACTCCAAACGCTCTGCGTTGTCTACACTAGCTCGATGTTACGATCCCCTTGGACTAATGGGGCCCACGCTGACCAAGGCGAAGATTCTTCTGCAACGAATGTGGAGAGATAAGCTCGAGTGGGATGAGAGTCTGCCACAATCGTTAGACACTGCTTGGTCTGCTTTTTGCACTGGATTTGCAGACATGCAGTATCTATCATTTCCTCGTTACGTTTTTCAGTCTGAAGCCATTAGAGAAATCCATGCATTTTGCGATGCAAGCCTTGAAGCTTATGGGACTTGTGTTTACACGCGATCAACCAAGGACAACAACATACAAGTTCACCTATTATGTTCAAAGGCCCGTGTCTCTCCACTAAAGACCGTCACCATACCCAAGCTGGAACTCTGTGCAGCAACATTGCTCGCACAGCTAATGG GTGGCAGGAAAACAACAGCTCGCGTTCTACAAAAATGCATTATCTGCCTCAAATCAAGACCGAGACTCGTCGAGCACATAATGGCTGATCTGCCCAAGGAACGCATTCAGGCTTCGCGGCCCTTCATAGTCACCGGTGTGGATTACTGCGGCCCGTTTTATTACAAGCCTGAAGTGCGCAACAAATCGCCACAAAAATGCTATGTTAGCGTGTTCATATGCTTCGCTACAAAGGCTGTTTGGATGGAGTTGGTAAGAGGCCTTTCAACGGGTGCATTTATTGACGCATTAAAAAGATTCATAGCCACGCGTGGAATACCAAGATGTATCTGGTCTGACAATGCAACGAATTTTGTAGGCGCTAAGAACGAGCTTAAGGAACTACGAGACTTAGTTCTCAGTGAAAAACACCGCAGTAAACTTCACAACTTTTGCCTCAGTAATGGGTTCGATTGGCGCTTCATTCCCCCTCGCTCCCCGCACTTTGGCGGTTTGTGGGAAGCAGCCGTAAAGACAGCCAAGCAACATTTCTATCGTTCCGCTAGCTCATCAATTCTTGGGTTTGATGAATTGCGTACATTG CAACAACAGCTCATTATAATTGTTAAGATAGCCTCTAATATTCCATTGTAG
- the LOC128869865 gene encoding uncharacterized protein LOC128869865 — translation MTRTNNTNTLSNVSPFLLKKAIDITCSGEVEECKKIRSGSVLIKTKNHAQANRLITLTTLSNEITIQITEHKTLNYSKDVIYCNALRGIPQDEILEELKSQNVCLVEKILKKDNNNLIETGLVVLTFDSTTLPEDIRIGYEKINIRPHIPRPLRCNNCFYYGNISKFCKNNNTCPFCAKDYHLNTESKEECRNKKLCVNCHISKVTPNDHSAIDKKCPIFIKQQELQAIKTTLKVDNKTAFTIYQERHQHNHATYLSVVTTQPPIIENTHSQPTTVLPPSSQRPAEHHPPINTTNQHGRPVATYSDVVIESDSEPNSTSSAHDLASKVISNTKLKIFPRNTSKRLISQLKSKNKLISKSNVKQPGKTTTNHESEEAMEDF, via the coding sequence ATGACCAGAACCAACAACACTAATACACTCTCCAACGTTTCCCCCTTTTTACTTAAAAAGGCTATCGACATTACGTGCAGTGGTGAGGTTGAAGAATGTAAGAAAATTCGTAGTGGAAGTGTcttaattaaaaccaaaaatcatGCTCAGGCAAACAGATTAATAACATTAACCACTCTATCCAACGAAATCACAATTCAAATTACCGAACATAAAACTTTGAATTATTCCAAAGATGTGATTTATTGCAACGCTCTCCGTGGCATCCCACAAGACGAGATTTTGGAGGAACTTAAATCTCAAAATgtttgtcttgttgaaaaaatccttaaaaaggATAATAATAACTTGATTGAAACGGGACTAGTGGTATTAACATTCGACTCAACTACATTACCAGAAGATATTCGTATTGGCTATGAAAAAATCAATATCCGACCGCATATACCGCGACCACTCAGATGCAACAATTGTTTTTACTatggaaatatttctaaattctgtaaaaataaCAACACTTGCCCCTTCTGCGCAAAAGACTACCATTTAAATACAGAAAGTAAAGAAGAGTGTAGAAACAAGAAACTTTGCGTCAACTGTCATATCTCTAAGGTTACTCCAAACGACCACTCAGCTATTGATAAGAAGTGTCCAATATTTATTAAACAGCAAGAGCTccaagcaataaaaacaacgcTCAAAGTTGATAACAAGACTGCCTTCACCATATATCAAGAACGCCATCAACATAATCATGCTACATACCTTTCTGTTGTTACCACCCAGCCACCAATTATAGAAAATACCCATTCCCAACCAACAACAGTGCTTCCACCATCATCACAGAGACCAGCTGAACACCACCCACCCATCAACACTACAAATCAACACGGACGGCCCGTCGCCACTTACAGCGATGTTGTAATTGAGTCCGACTCTGAACCAAATTCAACATCATCAGCACATGATTTAGCATCGAAAGTCATCTCCAACACCAAACTCAAAATCTTCCCGAGAAACACTTCTAAACGCCTCATATctcaattaaaaagtaaaaacaaactaatttcAAAATCAAATGTCAAACAGCCtggcaaaacaacaacaaaccatGAAAGCGAAGAAGCTATGGaagatttttaa